One Xiphophorus couchianus chromosome 1, X_couchianus-1.0, whole genome shotgun sequence genomic region harbors:
- the hes2.1 gene encoding transcription factor HES-2 encodes MSPSISPEAGQPLPARSTVAQRKQAHELRKTLKPLLEKRRRARINDSLSHLKSLILPLVGKDNARYSKLEKADILEMTVRFLRDLPSSPVKDSADSYREGYKACLQRVSALLPKSSLDQDACRRVNDFIQETMSSTVTPTCLNCCAQSSRTLPQIQHRLLSLKSSFSSRLESQSRSDLGAEAPIRAQALQQPVSAVMWRPW; translated from the exons ATGAGTCCGAGCATCTCCCCCGAGGCTGGCCAGCCTCTTCCTGCGCGCTCCACTGTGGCCCAGAGAAAACAGGCCCACGAACTCAGAAAG ACTTTGAAGCCCTTGCTGGAGAAAAGAAGACGCGCTCGCATCAATGACAGCCTCAGTCACTTGAAGAGCCTGATTTTGCCTCTTGTTGGCAAAGACAACGCGCGTTACTCCAAGCTTGAGAAGGCTGATATTCTGGAGATGACCGTGCGCTTCCTCAGAGATCTTCCTTCCTCTCCGGTCAAAG ACTCTGCAGACAGTTACAGAGAGGGTTACAAAGCCTGTCTCCAGCGGGTCTCCGCTCTGCTGCCCAAATCCAGCCTGGACCAGGACGCGTGCCGGCGCGTGAACGACTTCATCCAGGAGACCATGTCCAGCACAGTCACACCGACCTGCCTGAACTGCTGCGCCCAGAGCTCCAGGACTCTCCCTCAGATCCAACACAGACTCTTGAGCCTCAAGTCCAGCTTCAGCTCCAGACTTGAGAGCCAGTCCCGGAGCGACCTGGGAGCCGAGGCCCCCATCCGAGCGCAGGCCCTCCAGCAGCCGGTCAGCGCTGTCATGTGGAGGCCTTGGTAG
- the LOC114144020 gene encoding transcription factor HES-2-like: protein MSPNTIYDALQSFPPRLTVAKRKEALELRKTMKPLMEKRRRARINDSLNHLKNLILPLTGRDKTRYSKLEKADILEMTVKFLSDIPAVNVKSPADSYREGFKACLQRVPALLPKTNLDEEARQRVEDFVQKSMSANSAPTCLKCCAHNARAFPLLHQKLLTLKTCVSASLESQPASAAGRAQSGPQPVRVAVWRPW, encoded by the exons ATGTCTCCAAACACGATCTATGACGCTCTCCAGTCTTTTCCTCCAAGGCTGACTGTGGCCAAAAGGAAAGAGGCTCTGGAGTTGAGAAAG ACTATGAAACCACTAATGGAAAAACGAAGGCGCGCCCGCATCAACGACAGCCTAAACCACTTGAAGAATCTCATTCTTCCCCTCACAGGCAGAGAC AAAACCCGCTACTCCAAGCTGGAGAAAGCCGACATCCTGGAAATGACCGTGAAGTTCCTCAGTGACATTCCCGCTGTTAACGTCAAAA GCCCAGCAGACAGCTACAGGGAAGGTTTCAAAGCCTGCCTCCAGCGCGTCCCCGCTCTACTCCCCAAAACCAACCTGGACGAAGAGGCGCGCCAGCGAGTCGAGGACTTCGTCCAGAAGTCTATGTCTGCGAACAGCGCGCCGACCTGCCTGAAATGCTGCGCCCATAACGCCAGGGCTTTCCCTCTGCTCCATCAAAAACTCCTGACTCTGAAAACGTGCGTCAGCGCCAGTCTGGAGAGCCAGCCGGCGTCAGCAGCCGGCCGAGCTCAGTCAGGCCCGCAGCCAGTCCGCGTTGCTGTGTGGAGACCCTGGTAG